Proteins encoded by one window of Macrobrachium rosenbergii isolate ZJJX-2024 chromosome 57, ASM4041242v1, whole genome shotgun sequence:
- the LOC136836958 gene encoding pancreatic triacylglycerol lipase-like has protein sequence MENVVLHALLSLSFTDRGPAPPTVPPGEVCYDPFGCFPLGTPWAGTLERPVAAMPMPLNVTTPVFCLYTPSEPYCQEMSLQNIGDLYNTSLDPSSPLYVLTHGYMETADLKWMVKMRNTLLKVSPNISVITVDWSAAAHPPYAQSVSNIRVAGAVAGYLLHLLVKYYDVPVSNIHLVGHSLGAHFMSYTGRFVNMTTGQKVGRITGLDPAGPYFVNTPPEVRLDPSDAEFVDVIHTDIPKEAWEINKLGLPDPVGHLDYYPNGGFKQAGCITSAHARAEEKKSLADGVFSYIGCNHQRSHAFFTESVLSKCQFLGVQCDSWEQFTQGLCWGCPNGQCSTMGFHAKSLDGRKQLPANGRQENKAETDRNSEDDAHTTTDSEESSIKIYLGTNPRSPFCAEQYRVTIVTSDTLESQLSGGDVARFTLKLRGQNGEHVIPPAEKPAFIEPGGRQSWVGFASHLGPLNALQVDYEEDQGLLHALIFRFSPPALYVESFVVDELSTGVTTSFEFCGSKMQAGESHVLFADTRCP, from the exons ATGGAGAACGTCGTCCTGCACGCCCTTCTCAGCTTGAGCTTTACCGATCGCGGACCTGCTCCTCCAACCGTTCCTCCGGGAGAAG TATGCTACGACCCCTTTGGATGTTTTCCCCTGGGGACGCCCTGGGCAGGGACTCTGGAGCGCCCTGTGGCGGCCATGCCGATGCCCCTAAACGTGACCACGCCTGTCTTCTGCCTGTACACCCCGAGTGAGCCGTATTGTCAG GAGATGTCTCTGCAAAACATTGGAGATCTCTACAATACTAGCCTGGACCCAAGTTCACCACTTTACGTCCTAACTCACGG TTATATGGAAACAGCAGACTTGAAGTGGATGGTTAAGATGAGGAACACTCTCCTGAAGGTCTCGCCCAATATCAGCGTCATAACGGTGGACTGGTCTGCAGCTGCACACCCACCTTACGCCCAGTCCGTCTCGAATATTCGAGTGGCTGGGGCAGTGGCTGGGTATCTTCTGCATCTGCTGGTT AAATACTACGATGTTCCCGTGTCAAACATCCACCTTGTGGGGCACAGTCTGGGAGCACACTTCATGAGTTACACCGGACGTTTCGTCAACATGACCACAGGTCAAAAG GTGGGACGTATCACTGGCCTAGACCCAGCGGGACCTTATTTTGTCAACACACCACCAGAGGTCCGGCTAGACCCCAGCGACGCTGAATTCGTTGACGTCATCCATACCGATATTCCAAAAGAGGCTTGGGAAATAAACA AGCTGGGGCTCCCAGACCCTGTTGGTCATCTGGACTATTATCCAAACGGCGGGTTCAAGCAAGCAGGTTGCATCACCTCCGCCCACGCACGCGCAGAGGAGAAAAAGAGCTTGGCTGATGGTGTCTTCTCGTACATAGGGTGCAATCATCAGAGATCTCACGCATTCTTCACCGAGTCTGTTTTATCCAA ATGCCAATTTTTGGGAGTCCAGTGCGATTCCTGGGAACAATTTACCCAGGGATTGTGTTGGGGCTGTCCCAACGGCCAATGTTCAACAATGGGCTTCCATGCGAAATCCCTAGACGGTCGAAAGCAGCTCCCTGCAAACGGTAGACAAGAAAACAAGGCTGAAACTGACAGGAACTCGGAGGATGACGCCCACACAACGACAGACTCTGAGGAATCGTCCATTAAAATCTATTTAGGGACAAACCCAAGATCTCCGTTTTGTG ccGAGCAATACCGCGTGACCATAGTCACATCAGACACACTCGAGTCACAGCTGAGTGGGGGCGATGTGGCAAGATTCACTCTCAAGCTGAGAGGCCAAAATGGAGAGCACGTCATCCCTCCCGCTGAGAA ACCCGCATTCATCGAACCCGGCGGACGCCAGTCTTGGGTCGGGTTCGCCTCTCACCTGGGTCCTCTGAACGCCCTACAAGTCGACTACGAGGAGGACCAGGGTCTCCTCCACGCTCTCATTTTCAGGTTCAGCCCTCCCGCGCTCTACGTCGAATCCTTCGTCGTCGACGAGCTGTCGACCGGAGTGAC CACGAGTTTCGAATTCTGCGGCTCCAAAATGCAAGCTGGAGAGTCTCACGTACTGTTTGCTGATACGCGATGCCCTTAG